From Aristaeella lactis, the proteins below share one genomic window:
- a CDS encoding TRAP transporter substrate-binding protein: MKKLFGILLALALLLGCTAAFADPITLTYAEVNPVPATLEENAEKGSVVSDVAWAFKTKLEELSAGEIVVDLQGGGVLGSEKEVLANILGGDTSADIVRISAFALNQYGAKKSVFLTLPYVFGSEEHYWKFVKSDLAKEMLAEAKEVGQPWTGLAYGEEGYRHFFSKVDIKTIEDLKGLKIRVSDDPIMTGLLQGLGASFTPVSFGELYSALQTGVVDCAEQPITNYLSNSFQEVAPYMLRDGHTLGTIELIATDSCFDKLSDEQKAMVQEAADYAMAECEKSVMARQEDAYNKLIEMGCTVNEVEDKSVWQEATKAVLEANIAGMEEIYEAIMALQ, from the coding sequence ATGAAGAAACTCTTTGGTATCCTGCTGGCCCTGGCTCTGCTGCTGGGCTGCACCGCCGCTTTTGCGGATCCGATTACCCTGACCTATGCTGAAGTGAACCCCGTTCCCGCTACTCTGGAAGAGAACGCTGAGAAGGGCTCTGTCGTCAGCGACGTGGCCTGGGCTTTCAAGACGAAGCTGGAAGAGCTTTCCGCCGGTGAAATCGTTGTTGATCTCCAGGGCGGCGGCGTTCTGGGCAGCGAAAAAGAAGTCCTGGCCAACATCCTGGGCGGCGACACTTCCGCTGACATCGTCCGTATCTCCGCTTTCGCACTGAATCAGTATGGCGCAAAGAAGAGCGTGTTCCTGACCCTGCCCTACGTCTTCGGCAGCGAAGAGCACTACTGGAAGTTCGTTAAGAGCGACCTGGCCAAGGAAATGCTGGCTGAAGCCAAAGAAGTTGGTCAGCCCTGGACCGGCCTGGCCTATGGTGAAGAAGGCTATCGTCACTTCTTCTCCAAGGTCGACATCAAGACCATCGAAGACCTGAAGGGCCTGAAGATCCGCGTGTCTGACGACCCGATCATGACCGGCCTGCTGCAGGGCCTGGGCGCCTCTTTCACTCCCGTTTCCTTCGGTGAACTGTACAGCGCGCTTCAGACCGGTGTTGTGGACTGCGCTGAACAGCCCATCACCAACTACCTGTCCAACTCCTTCCAGGAAGTTGCTCCCTACATGCTCCGTGACGGCCACACCCTGGGCACCATCGAACTGATCGCTACCGATTCCTGCTTCGACAAGCTGAGCGATGAGCAGAAGGCTATGGTTCAGGAAGCTGCCGATTACGCGATGGCTGAATGCGAGAAGTCCGTTATGGCCCGTCAGGAAGATGCTTACAACAAGCTGATCGAAATGGGCTGCACTGTCAACGAAGTGGAAGACAAGAGCGTCTGGCAGGAAGCTACCAAGGCTGTTCTGGAAGCGAATATCGCTGGCATGGAAGAAATCTATGAAGCGATCATGGCGCTGCAGTAA
- a CDS encoding AraC family transcriptional regulator, which translates to MSRDDIEVYHYNDSATYHVPPHQHDFYELYCLLNGPFTFHVENNRYALKPGSLLLVQPGEVHWPELEQPPRDIERIVLWLNPQFISSLSIFLPQTLGTFGENLQKEQLIIPEEKTYQVILGLLYSLLYEKNRADADSPYLCHLILSQLLVYLGRAMNEREMPPERLGARYREIMLVHEYINAHFKEELTVNDLAEHFYMDKNTLTRQFKRIIGMTPGDYIRRKRLETAHALIRQGYSVLNAGYSSGFSDYSAFYRAFCHLYGQAPSTFSSQTRKNRTAAYRNGK; encoded by the coding sequence ATGAGCAGGGACGACATAGAGGTCTATCATTACAACGACAGCGCAACCTATCATGTGCCGCCGCACCAGCATGACTTTTATGAGCTCTACTGCCTGCTGAACGGACCCTTTACCTTTCATGTGGAGAACAACCGATATGCCCTGAAACCGGGATCCCTGCTGCTGGTACAGCCGGGGGAAGTTCACTGGCCTGAACTGGAACAGCCGCCCCGGGATATCGAACGTATTGTACTATGGCTGAATCCGCAGTTCATTTCATCCCTGTCCATCTTTCTGCCCCAGACGCTGGGCACCTTTGGTGAAAACCTGCAGAAAGAGCAGCTGATCATTCCGGAGGAAAAAACCTACCAGGTGATCCTGGGCCTTTTGTATTCCCTGTTATATGAAAAGAACAGGGCGGATGCTGACAGTCCGTACCTGTGCCATCTGATCCTCTCACAGCTGCTGGTCTACCTGGGCAGGGCTATGAACGAGAGGGAAATGCCCCCGGAAAGACTGGGAGCAAGATACAGGGAGATCATGCTGGTTCATGAATATATCAACGCCCATTTTAAAGAGGAACTGACTGTCAATGATCTTGCGGAACATTTTTACATGGACAAAAACACATTGACGAGGCAGTTCAAACGGATCATCGGAATGACACCCGGGGATTATATCCGGCGGAAGCGGCTGGAAACCGCCCACGCGTTGATCCGTCAGGGCTACAGCGTACTGAATGCCGGTTATTCGAGCGGGTTCTCGGACTACAGTGCTTTTTACCGGGCATTCTGCCACCTGTACGGCCAGGCTCCCAGCACTTTTTCCAGCCAGACCAGAAAAAACAGGACGGCGGCGTACCGCAACGGAAAGTGA